The Plutella xylostella chromosome 21, ilPluXylo3.1, whole genome shotgun sequence DNA window atttgtacaccttcccaccttattctttaagtcattcctccacccaaaggttgcctggaagagatcgcttttagcgataaggccgcctattgcttTAACTCCactgtataaattgttatttgtgttatttttagtcaataaagtagtattctattctattctattctctctctctcagccttccgtagtccactgttggacataggcctctcctaacgatcgccaccccaaacggtcacccgccatctgcatccagcggcttcccgctaccttccgcagatcatcagaccaacgggttggggggcgaccgacacgccgtttgccgacacggggtctccactccagaacctttctactccagcggtcgtcggctctgcgggctacgtggccagcccattgccacttcagcgtgctaatccttttggctatgtcggtaactttagttctcctgcggatttcttcattacgaatcctatctcgcagggacacgcctaacatagccctttccatagcacgctgagcaactctgagcttgtggataagccctttggtgaagcaccacgtctcggctccgtaagtcatcactggcaacacgcactgattgaaaacttttgttttcagacactgaggtatgttttcagtgaagatgtgtcgtaatttcccgaacgctgcccatccgagttggattctacgagctacttCTTTATccaagttggatttacctaatcggatcacttgtcctaggtagggatactgatcaacaacttcgatggtgacacctcctacagttacgggcgatgatgaaacatgttctatctattctattacTATATTGCATATTATTGCAGGAAATTAGtgtttcaaaattaaaatattaaattaggtaataagaaaatgttacatgTTACTTTATACCATTTTTCAGAGCCTATTATATGTGGGACGTTTTGAGTTTGACAGTTCTAGAGATGTCCGAGAGTGAAATCCTATCGATTTGTATATACTCCAtagattaatataaatatgaatttattcGTATTTTCGGAAAACACATTATAATTGCCGCTTTCAGTATATGCTACTACTGCTATTGCTCTCAGAATCTGATGTATCAGAGTCAACACCGACAATGATGATCAGTTCATCTTGCAAACAATCTATCCGCGCGAAACGATCACAGTCCTGAAGTATCATTCTTTTTGTTCTATCGGCCACCTTCGCCCAGTGTTCGCCACTCGCCAGTGACTTTTCAGACAACCTGTATAATACAATGTTGTAAAAATTCtaatattgtataaattttaatcgTTTTCAGAATGTCGACTTTGGTGTGTCGCATCTCTAGTACGTTCCATTTTACCAAAGTGTGTACTctagaaatatatattatctgtggtcattgtcaataaaatgacagattttgcaatagtattcatgcgttaaatggaaaattttaaagtgtcacTCATGTCTTTGCCCCTGGAAAATGGTGTAATTACCATGTAAAACTCCAAACATTCCTGTGAAACATGTGAAGATAagaatgttaaataaatacctaagtccCAAACTTAGTCATCAAACTTACAGCAAAAGACAGGATGAAGAAGTTGAGCAGTATATTTGGTTTGTCGATCCAGGTTTTGTTCTTGACATTGGCCCAGATCATCTCTCCCACGGAGTTGAGCAGTGAAGCCTTGTCTATGCTCTTAAACTCTTCCACTGTGTTTTTGTTCACTATTGTTCCGGTAACATTCTCATACAGTTGTTCTATCTCCGGAGAactgaaaaagtaaaaataggAAGGATATTGTAGTAAAATTGGGAGCAATCATGAGGCAAACACAGTTTTACAAAAATGTATAGATTAAGAATCTATACATTTTTGACTCAAAAAGTACTCTCTTTACCTTCTAAGTTCTAGAGCAAAGAGAAAATGGGAATTTCTTTACACTGAAAAATGACTACAGTTCAAGTTGTAGGGCATATATGGACAGTGGGAATTACTCAGAGAAATTTACCTGTTAAATGACGTCCCATCCACTTCAAAGACAGCATTAATATCATCACGGTAGCTGAATCTTCCGAAGATTTGTTTAGTGCTCTCATTGAGTTTATCAACATCCAACTTCATTTCAGTGAGAGTGTGCCAAAAGGAGGGGTGCACGAACGACATGAATGGCACATATTGTATAATTTCTTCTTTGCCTGTGTTCGTCATATTTTACCGTATGATACTACCTTTATAACAAGAAACCGAAACAATCAAATAAACAGTGCAGTGGACATCGAATGGAAATTCACCATTTCACATTCACAAATGAAAACATAATCACAATATGACATTTGTGAAATTTTTGTTCTGTGATTCTCCGAATGTCAACGGTGCCGGTGTACGGTGTTCTCAgaatgatgataatattatcTCTCTCCTGATGGTGACCGTGTTAGGTTTGATCTTGGTTAATCAATATCATAGAACCTTCTCGTTAGAGAAATATCTAAATACTTGTGTTCCTTGCACTCTTGCGCATACCATAGCTATTTCACTGTGCCAACCATCTATCCTTTGTCTATCCTGTCATAATAGACTAATATCATGTTCTCTATGGTGACTTTAACTGACGTTTCATTTGAAAAATCGGTAAGTACCTCAAAGTACCTATTGAAAAATATGAAgtgttttttaattacttacctatttttaaaggtacttttgtaaaataaattgtgaTTCTAAGTTCTATGGATTATTTATAGATGACTATTTCACAAAATTTCAATGTAcgtattcaaattcaaatattttattgccatcaaGTGTACGTACGTACCCTAGTACTACCACCTAACGTAGTccgtaagtataattttttttacgaaatagTGCTTAcctttttcatatttttcagtCGATACTTACAATGTATTAATGCAGCATTCGTTTTATCCTGTTAAAATCTAGTAACTGTTAGAGAAACCTGCCTTTCACACCACATATCTGTATTTAATAAATGGTTATGAATACCAGAAGAAAATCTATTCATAATAGCATCAAAACACCTGACGACATTCATAAACCACCACTACGTGATGCTCATAAAATTGCCCAGAGTagtgaaataaaaacattagtTGGAGATGTTGGTAGCATATCAACTATAGCAAGTAAGACCAACAAGAGCAGAAGGACTAAACTACAACATACATCATCTGCAAAGCATCATCTGACATTCCAAAAGATTGAAAAGACGTACAATATGAAGAACTCCGTTAAACCAAATTTCTTATATCCAAGCGGTCTTTACAAAGCGGATTCGGGTGaaccaaaattaaaaaatacaaggaATGAGAAACAAAAAAAGTCAGTATTGACCCTTCCCACCAATTCAGCACCATTACCTAATGGATGCACGGTAAGTGATATGACGGACTACTATGTGTCTAAAACTGAACAAGACCATTTTAAATCTAACCATTCATTGCAGTCTAAAGAAATGTATAATTGCAAAGTAACTGGAAAAATCAAATTCGTGAATACCAGCATTATTgaagataaaacaaaacacgttAAAGCAAAGAAAGGACAAAAATCATATCTAACGAAAACCAAGACTGGAAAGGGGGATCTAAATGAGATTTGGTCAGTACTTAAAAGCGTTAACCACATGCAATTTAGGCAGTCATCTATTGTTTCCATCGATAGTGAGATACACACAAAACGGACAAAGACTGTTAATAATCCTTTgtacaaacataaaatttgcAACAAACGGTAAATATAGCCACTTAAACTATcaaatttgattaaaatatattccaTTTCTAATTTGtagtttttatattaagttataattaCGTCCACACTTTTACAGATTAATAGAAAAATGCTGTACAACAGAAAAAATTGAGCTTTCTGAAAAATCTAAAACCCTGACACCGGAATCATCACTATCAACACTGTCTAGAAAcggtaaaataacaataatgaaTGAAGAGGACCAATTTCACAAATTATGCAAGAAAGTTAACACTAGATTGCAAAACCAAGTTAAACACTCTCACAAAAGTACTGAAGCAAATAACCCAAAAGCATGCAATAAATTTCAATCACCTAAAACATTGATGGTCCAAAATTATCAAAACAGGCATAATAAACGTGACAAAccatataatatgataaatggCAAATTCTCccaaaataattcaaaacaatTTGAAAGAGGTGATGCCTCATCGGGATCTAGTAAAGCAAGAAGATTTTACGAATATgggcataaaaaatatgttaaatcATCTATGCCGCATAACAGAGGTAAATAAGCTAGAAATATCAAGaactagttaaataatttatatgtacttaatttttaaaataattaacaaattatacttaactactttaaaattttagagAGTAATAGTGAAGACAACATTAAAAGTGACGCACATAATCGTAACGGCATAATCAAAGTAGTATTCAATAATGAAAGGATAGTAAAGGAAAGCTCACTAGACTCTAGTTTGGAAGAAAGGGATTCGCCACCAATTCCCAGACTAAGATATAAATCAAAATGTCCTACACCAAAGAGATCTGGAATTAATGAATTGAGAAGGCAGCTTGCTCGTATACGGTTCCCTGTTGTAGTAACAGAGTGCGATGAATTAAGTTCTACAATAGAGGTATCAAACCAAAGTCCGCCCCAGTTCGACGGGTTAGAAAAGCAAATCTGGCCCTTTATGAAGGATTGGTTCAATAAAAACCACCTAACTTCGAAATGTAAAACATATTTCAGAGAACATAGACTGAATTCGAAATCCACTAAATTGCAAAGCCAATCAATTCCTAGAAGCAATGTAGATGCGGCTAAAAAAAGGCTAATTCTTAGGGCTGATCACACTAAAGTTATAAAAGGGGATAACTtgacacaaaataaaaatgttacaaataaaataactcaaccaaacaaaaatacaaatttaaaagAAACTGCAGTGGACTTGTTTAATAAGAATCTGATTGGTGAAAATACTGGTATTAAACCTAACAAATGCACTAAAAATCAGGCTAAGCAAATGTCTGCACAAGGTGATCAGCCTTATTGTATGAAAGAACTCAAGTATGCAAAAGGAAATTTAGCAAGTGATTTTATCGAAAATGTGATCAAAAAAGTTTGTAGTGGTGTATAttacaataaagatatttCCAAAGAACCCATTGAAAGTGGTAAGTTCTGATTGCAAGaaccttataataatatgtacatatctttacataattttattattataggtaaaacctacttatttttttccagTCCAAATTAATCGAGATGAGATTAAAAGTGAATTGATGAAACCACGAAAAGCTTTATTACCAGTTGCTACTATTagcccaagtaacatttttgcAACTATACTGGCATATGATGAAATCTTGAATAGTATGGAAGTTAATACTAAAAACACTAAAGAATTAGAACTAATAAATAGCATAGCTAACATAGTGGTTCGATTTGATATAGCATTGCACTCATTCAATGAATGTGCCCAAGTCACCGGTTCATCAAATTGCATTTCAATCACTGATCCCGATAGTAGTCTcaaagtttttaaatctaaCACCGCTTTATTTAATCACATGTTACCGGCATCCGTATGCACACTGATGCCTATGTATATGCGTAAAATCTTATTGAATACAAAGTCTATGTGTAAACCAAAGGCTTTATGGGATCGAAATCACACATCATCTGAAGTAACTGTAACAGAAATACCACCATCGGTGAATTTACCATCATCCCAATCCCTTCAACCGAAGCTTACTGTAAACGAAACTATTCCTTTGGTGCCATTAGCaaggaaaatatttaaaaaaggacACTTCGGGCGCACAACAGCTATCGGGAAGATTAAGGACAAGAAGACATCTGGTAAAGCTCTGCATCCTGACAGTTTCCAAGAAGTTTCGAAATTGCTTTCTAAAGTCATGAGGCCATGGTCAACTCAAGACAATTCCTATATCAGGGTAATGTTAGCTTATTCTAATAATAAGAACACTTTAAATCAACATAGCGCAGATAATATTGATACAGTCCCAATAAGTGCTATACATTCTCACATTGCTCGAAATCGGACTCTCATTAGTTCTTCGGGATTTGATGTTAACTCTATCATGTTTAAAATGATGCATTACTTCAACAGtcaaataaactattgctttaATTGGCCGACCAACATAtcacaattaaatatttggtATGGAGAATACTTAGAGAACACACAAATATCAATCAGGTTCGAAATGAAAAACCATCAAGACTAtcagaaaattataacaattaaTCTAGATGAAGTAGATTTTAGTAAAGTAAACGTAAAAAGCTTTGGCAATAATATGAAATCTCTGGATTATCATAAAACTGCAAAAACCACAAAGTTAATAGAAGAATCGTTAACAAATTCAGAGATGAACGTAAAAAATAACTCAAGTAAAGCTTCGCTGAAGAATAGTACAATAAGAAACAAAAGATTTCTGAGGCTTTACAGAAAATGCAACTCTATGAGTGATATCCAAGAGAAGAAAAGTGTATctttacctttaaataaaataacgatcAAAGACTTTTTTGAAATCCTTGGACTAAAGCAAACTCTGGTAGACGTAATGGATGGAGTTGTAGAAAAGAAGATATTGGAATGTTTATCTGAAGtaagatattttatacattttatagatAAGCAGAAGTGAATGTAggttgtttatatttttttataaataatatatcaatTTCAGATGAAATCATGGGTTTCTGAGATAAGTCCAAGGCAAGCATTGCTGGTATTCCTGTTGTCAAACAAGAAAGATACGCCGAGCTTGGTTAAATTGAGACCGGTCGTTCTGCAAGCTATAGCAGTCAATAGAATCACGCGTTCAAGTGAACTTGATATAGAAATAGAAGTAAttgagaaagaacaaatttgcCCCATTGTCATTCAGGTAAGAGAGAATTCGTacaataaagaataaatatattcagTACAACGTACGCAAACATAATAAAGTACTTTGTCTGGGGCAAAGAATCAGTGCCAATATTGAGAATTTTACGAGAGAGGGGTCAAGTTTCTTTGCCCCATTCTAttatctacttacttatactgtACTTATGAAACCAAAGAAACAAGTTGAGTGACTCAATAACTACGCTAaagaatcttttttttttgttttaattattttatcctTACAAACAGCAAGATAACCCAGTCGTGCTACATAAGCAGAATTTCCTGTTGGATGAACTGGTTTGGATAGCAAAAACTACTGTAAGcattaagttttaattatgaATGTTCTTACCTTTATTTTCTTGCATATTTATCTTGAGAAGATTCACTAGTTCACCTATTTGCCTCCTCCTGTATCGATGGATcaagtacctacgtatttttAATGTGTGGCCTTcgatcataattataatatgatcGAAGTGTGTGGccaaaatttatattatggtaGCATTCGGAGTATCTCGGTAAATGataataacttttttagttgAATCATTACGACCAAAAATAGTCTGGTAGGCCAGCCTACCTATTATAGACTATTTTTGGTCGTCAGTCttcaaaaaatatgttttgattTTAGGCATCAGATTACAAACGGCCTTTCAATGAAGATTCAGAAAAGCTACTTAAATCACTATTATCGAAACGGAAGAAGCTAAATCCTTCTTATCTTCGAGTGATGGCGCGGTACGTCGGTCTAGGGCTATTGAAATCACCTCgcaaaaatgtataatatgtaaacCATTTTCTTTGAAATTTTTGATGTCCCTCATGTCCCTAACCTTGAATAAATAGCATACAATGGTTTTAAAAACGATTTCTTTTATTGA harbors:
- the LOC105387067 gene encoding uncharacterized protein LOC105387067 isoform X1, which encodes MVMNTRRKSIHNSIKTPDDIHKPPLRDAHKIAQSSEIKTLVGDVGSISTIASKTNKSRRTKLQHTSSAKHHLTFQKIEKTYNMKNSVKPNFLYPSGLYKADSGEPKLKNTRNEKQKKSVLTLPTNSAPLPNGCTVSDMTDYYVSKTEQDHFKSNHSLQSKEMYNCKVTGKIKFVNTSIIEDKTKHVKAKKGQKSYLTKTKTGKGDLNEIWSVLKSVNHMQFRQSSIVSIDSEIHTKRTKTVNNPLYKHKICNKRLIEKCCTTEKIELSEKSKTLTPESSLSTLSRNGKITIMNEEDQFHKLCKKVNTRLQNQVKHSHKSTEANNPKACNKFQSPKTLMVQNYQNRHNKRDKPYNMINGKFSQNNSKQFERGDASSGSSKARRFYEYGHKKYVKSSMPHNRESNSEDNIKSDAHNRNGIIKVVFNNERIVKESSLDSSLEERDSPPIPRLRYKSKCPTPKRSGINELRRQLARIRFPVVVTECDELSSTIEVSNQSPPQFDGLEKQIWPFMKDWFNKNHLTSKCKTYFREHRLNSKSTKLQSQSIPRSNVDAAKKRLILRADHTKVIKGDNLTQNKNVTNKITQPNKNTNLKETAVDLFNKNLIGENTGIKPNKCTKNQAKQMSAQGDQPYCMKELKYAKGNLASDFIENVIKKVCSGVYYNKDISKEPIESVQINRDEIKSELMKPRKALLPVATISPSNIFATILAYDEILNSMEVNTKNTKELELINSIANIVVRFDIALHSFNECAQVTGSSNCISITDPDSSLKVFKSNTALFNHMLPASVCTLMPMYMRKILLNTKSMCKPKALWDRNHTSSEVTVTEIPPSVNLPSSQSLQPKLTVNETIPLVPLARKIFKKGHFGRTTAIGKIKDKKTSGKALHPDSFQEVSKLLSKVMRPWSTQDNSYIRVMLAYSNNKNTLNQHSADNIDTVPISAIHSHIARNRTLISSSGFDVNSIMFKMMHYFNSQINYCFNWPTNISQLNIWYGEYLENTQISIRFEMKNHQDYQKIITINLDEVDFSKVNVKSFGNNMKSLDYHKTAKTTKLIEESLTNSEMNVKNNSSKASLKNSTIRNKRFLRLYRKCNSMSDIQEKKSVSLPLNKITIKDFFEILGLKQTLVDVMDGVVEKKILECLSEMKSWVSEISPRQALLVFLLSNKKDTPSLVKLRPVVLQAIAVNRITRSSELDIEIEVIEKEQICPIVIQQDNPVVLHKQNFLLDELVWIAKTTASDYKRPFNEDSEKLLKSLLSKRKKLNPSYLRVMARYVGLGLLKSPRKNV
- the LOC105387067 gene encoding uncharacterized protein LOC105387067 isoform X3 translates to MVMNTRRKSIHNSIKTPDDIHKPPLRDAHKIAQSSEIKTLVGDVGSISTIASKTNKSRRTKLQHTSSAKHHLTFQKIEKTYNMKNSVKPNFLYPSGLYKADSGEPKLKNTRNEKQKKSVLTLPTNSAPLPNGCTVSDMTDYYVSKTEQDHFKSNHSLQSKEMYNCKVTGKIKFVNTSIIEDKTKHVKAKKGQKSYLTKTKTGKGDLNEIWSVLKSVNHMQFRQSSIVSIDSEIHTKRTKTVNNPLYKHKICNKRLIEKCCTTEKIELSEKSKTLTPESSLSTLSRNGKITIMNEEDQFHKLCKKVNTRLQNQVKHSHKSTEANNPKACNKFQSPKTLMVQNYQNRHNKRDKPYNMINGKFSQNNSKQFERGDASSGSSKARRFYEYGHKKYVKSSMPHNRESNSEDNIKSDAHNRNGIIKVVFNNERIVKESSLDSSLEERDSPPIPRLRYKSKCPTPKRSGINELRRQLARIRFPVVVTECDELSSTIEVSNQSPPQFDGLEKQIWPFMKDWFNKNHLTSKCKTYFREHRLNSKSTKLQSQSIPRSNVDAAKKRLILRADHTKVIKGDNLTQNKNVTNKITQPNKNTNLKETAVDLFNKNLIGENTGIKPNKCTKNQAKQMSAQGDQPYCMKELKYAKGNLASDFIENVIKKVCSGVYYNKDISKEPIESVQINRDEIKSELMKPRKALLPVATISPSNIFATILAYDEILNSMEVNTKNTKELELINSIANIVVRFDIALHSFNECAQVTGSSNCISITDPDSSLKVFKSNTALFNHMLPASVCTLMPMYMRKILLNTKSMCKPKALWDRNHTSSEVTVTEIPPSVNLPSSQSLQPKLTVNETIPLVPLARKIFKKGHFGRTTAIGKIKDKKTSGKALHPDSFQEVSKLLSKVMRPWSTQDNSYIRVMLAYSNNKNTLNQHSADNIDTVPISAIHSHIARNRTLISSSGFDVNSIMFKMMHYFNSQINYCFNWPTNISQLNIWYGEYLENTQISIRFEMKNHQDYQKIITINLDEVDFSKVNVKSFGNNMKSLDYHKTAKTTKLIEESLTNSEMNVKNNSSKASLKNSTIRNKRFLRLYRKCNSMSDIQEKKSVSLPLNKITIKDFFEILGLKQTLVDVMDGVVEKKILECLSEMKSWVSEISPRQALLVFLLSNKKDTPSLVKLRPVVLQAIAVNRITRSSELDIEIEVIEKEQICPIVIQASDYKRPFNEDSEKLLKSLLSKRKKLNPSYLRVMARYVGLGLLKSPRKNV
- the LOC105387067 gene encoding uncharacterized protein LOC105387067 isoform X2 produces the protein MVMNTRRKSIHNSIKTPDDIHKPPLRDAHKIAQSSEIKTLVGDVGSISTIASKTNKSRRTKLQHTSSAKHHLTFQKIEKTYNMKNSVKPNFLYPSGLYKADSGEPKLKNTRNEKQKKSVLTLPTNSAPLPNGCTVSDMTDYYVSKTEQDHFKSNHSLQSKEMYNCKVTGKIKFVNTSIIEDKTKHVKAKKGQKSYLTKTKTGKGDLNEIWSVLKSVNHMQFRQSSIVSIDSEIHTKRTKTVNNPLYKHKICNKRLIEKCCTTEKIELSEKSKTLTPESSLSTLSRNGKITIMNEEDQFHKLCKKVNTRLQNQVKHSHKSTEANNPKACNKFQSPKTLMVQNYQNRHNKRDKPYNMINGKFSQNNSKQFERGDASSGSSKARRFYEYGHKKYVKSSMPHNRESNSEDNIKSDAHNRNGIIKVVFNNERIVKESSLDSSLEERDSPPIPRLRYKSKCPTPKRSGINELRRQLARIRFPVVVTECDELSSTIEVSNQSPPQFDGLEKQIWPFMKDWFNKNHLTSKCKTYFREHRLNSKSTKLQSQSIPRSNVDAAKKRLILRADHTKVIKGDNLTQNKNVTNKITQPNKNTNLKETAVDLFNKNLIGENTGIKPNKCTKNQAKQMSAQGDQPYCMKELKYAKGNLASDFIENVIKKVCSGVYYNKDISKEPIEIQINRDEIKSELMKPRKALLPVATISPSNIFATILAYDEILNSMEVNTKNTKELELINSIANIVVRFDIALHSFNECAQVTGSSNCISITDPDSSLKVFKSNTALFNHMLPASVCTLMPMYMRKILLNTKSMCKPKALWDRNHTSSEVTVTEIPPSVNLPSSQSLQPKLTVNETIPLVPLARKIFKKGHFGRTTAIGKIKDKKTSGKALHPDSFQEVSKLLSKVMRPWSTQDNSYIRVMLAYSNNKNTLNQHSADNIDTVPISAIHSHIARNRTLISSSGFDVNSIMFKMMHYFNSQINYCFNWPTNISQLNIWYGEYLENTQISIRFEMKNHQDYQKIITINLDEVDFSKVNVKSFGNNMKSLDYHKTAKTTKLIEESLTNSEMNVKNNSSKASLKNSTIRNKRFLRLYRKCNSMSDIQEKKSVSLPLNKITIKDFFEILGLKQTLVDVMDGVVEKKILECLSEMKSWVSEISPRQALLVFLLSNKKDTPSLVKLRPVVLQAIAVNRITRSSELDIEIEVIEKEQICPIVIQQDNPVVLHKQNFLLDELVWIAKTTASDYKRPFNEDSEKLLKSLLSKRKKLNPSYLRVMARYVGLGLLKSPRKNV
- the LOC105387067 gene encoding uncharacterized protein LOC105387067 isoform X5, whose translation is MVMNTRRKSIHNSIKTPDDIHKPPLRDAHKIAQSSEIKTLVGDVGSISTIASKTNKSRRTKLQHTSSAKHHLTFQKIEKTYNMKNSVKPNFLYPSGLYKADSGEPKLKNTRNEKQKKSVLTLPTNSAPLPNGCTVSDMTDYYVSKTEQDHFKSNHSLQSKEMYNCKVTGKIKFVNTSIIEDKTKHVKAKKGQKSYLTKTKTGKGDLNEIWSVLKSVNHMQFRQSSIVSIDSEIHTKRTKTVNNPLYKHKICNKRLIEKCCTTEKIELSEKSKTLTPESSLSTLSRNGKITIMNEEDQFHKLCKKVNTRLQNQVKHSHKSTEANNPKACNKFQSPKTLMVQNYQNRHNKRDKPYNMINGKFSQNNSKQFERGDASSGSSKARRFYEYGHKKYVKSSMPHNRESNSEDNIKSDAHNRNGIIKVVFNNERIVKESSLDSSLEERDSPPIPRLRYKSKCPTPKRSGINELRRQLARIRFPVVVTECDELSSTIEVSNQSPPQFDGLEKQIWPFMKDWFNKNHLTSKCKTYFREHRLNSKSTKLQSQSIPRSNVDAAKKRLILRADHTKVIKGDNLTQNKNVTNKITQPNKNTNLKETAVDLFNKNLIGENTGIKPNKCTKNQAKQMSAQGDQPYCMKELKYAKGNLASDFIENVIKKVCSGVYYNKDISKEPIESVQINRDEIKSELMKPRKALLPVATISPSNIFATILAYDEILNSMEVNTKNTKELELINSIANIVVRFDIALHSFNECAQVTGSSNCISITDPDSSLKVFKSNTALFNHMLPASVCTLMPMYMRKILLNTKSMCKPKALWDRNHTSSEVTVTEIPPSVNLPSSQSLQPKLTVNETIPLVPLARKIFKKGHFGRTTAIGKIKDKKTSGKALHPDSFQEVSKLLSKVMRPWSTQDNSYIRSNKLLL
- the LOC105387067 gene encoding uncharacterized protein LOC105387067 isoform X4 — translated: MNEEDQFHKLCKKVNTRLQNQVKHSHKSTEANNPKACNKFQSPKTLMVQNYQNRHNKRDKPYNMINGKFSQNNSKQFERGDASSGSSKARRFYEYGHKKYVKSSMPHNRESNSEDNIKSDAHNRNGIIKVVFNNERIVKESSLDSSLEERDSPPIPRLRYKSKCPTPKRSGINELRRQLARIRFPVVVTECDELSSTIEVSNQSPPQFDGLEKQIWPFMKDWFNKNHLTSKCKTYFREHRLNSKSTKLQSQSIPRSNVDAAKKRLILRADHTKVIKGDNLTQNKNVTNKITQPNKNTNLKETAVDLFNKNLIGENTGIKPNKCTKNQAKQMSAQGDQPYCMKELKYAKGNLASDFIENVIKKVCSGVYYNKDISKEPIESVQINRDEIKSELMKPRKALLPVATISPSNIFATILAYDEILNSMEVNTKNTKELELINSIANIVVRFDIALHSFNECAQVTGSSNCISITDPDSSLKVFKSNTALFNHMLPASVCTLMPMYMRKILLNTKSMCKPKALWDRNHTSSEVTVTEIPPSVNLPSSQSLQPKLTVNETIPLVPLARKIFKKGHFGRTTAIGKIKDKKTSGKALHPDSFQEVSKLLSKVMRPWSTQDNSYIRVMLAYSNNKNTLNQHSADNIDTVPISAIHSHIARNRTLISSSGFDVNSIMFKMMHYFNSQINYCFNWPTNISQLNIWYGEYLENTQISIRFEMKNHQDYQKIITINLDEVDFSKVNVKSFGNNMKSLDYHKTAKTTKLIEESLTNSEMNVKNNSSKASLKNSTIRNKRFLRLYRKCNSMSDIQEKKSVSLPLNKITIKDFFEILGLKQTLVDVMDGVVEKKILECLSEMKSWVSEISPRQALLVFLLSNKKDTPSLVKLRPVVLQAIAVNRITRSSELDIEIEVIEKEQICPIVIQQDNPVVLHKQNFLLDELVWIAKTTASDYKRPFNEDSEKLLKSLLSKRKKLNPSYLRVMARYVGLGLLKSPRKNV
- the LOC105387067 gene encoding uncharacterized protein LOC105387067 isoform X6 encodes the protein MKNHQDYQKIITINLDEVDFSKVNVKSFGNNMKSLDYHKTAKTTKLIEESLTNSEMNVKNNSSKASLKNSTIRNKRFLRLYRKCNSMSDIQEKKSVSLPLNKITIKDFFEILGLKQTLVDVMDGVVEKKILECLSEMKSWVSEISPRQALLVFLLSNKKDTPSLVKLRPVVLQAIAVNRITRSSELDIEIEVIEKEQICPIVIQQDNPVVLHKQNFLLDELVWIAKTTASDYKRPFNEDSEKLLKSLLSKRKKLNPSYLRVMARYVGLGLLKSPRKNV